The window CTTTGTGGAGATCGAGGAGCGCTTCCCGGAGCTTGCCGGACGTATCGCGTCGCTGGTTAAGAGCCATGAGCTTATGGGGCAGCGCACCCGCTGGCTGCATGAGCAGCTGGGTAAGCCGGCCGACGAGATCAGCCGCAACCTCACGGTGATCCAGGATGTCGTGCAATCCATGGCGCGCATGATCGAGGAACACACCGAGGAGGAAACCGCGCTCTTTGATGATGTCCTGACCAAAATCCCGGCCGATGAGCGCCGTGTCTTGCTTGAAAAAATGCGGGAGATCTGAAGTGAGCAGGCTTTACGCTGAGGGATAAAACGCGATGTCTGAAGAGGTGATCGAGCTTCCTGTGGCCGAGGATGCGCCCGTACTGGCGCGCCTCTTCCAGGAGGATATGGACGACCTGGGAGTGGAAACGGCGCTGGAAGACCTGGAAGCGCTGGCTCGGGAGGTGATTGAAGACTCGCGCGCTGAGCCGGCGCGCTGCGTCTGCTTCGTGGCTCGCCAGCAGGAGGGTGGCGAGGCGGTAGGCGTGGTCCTTGCGAACTTCCACTGGTCGCTCAAGTTTGCCGGCAGGGCGCTGTGGATCGAGGAACTCTATGTGACGCCCTCGGCTCGCCGGCGTCGTCTGGGGCGGCGGCTGGTCGAAGCCGTGTTGGATTGGGCCGAGGACCACGGCATCCGTGGCATCGACCTGGAGGCGTATCAGGGCAATACCCCGGCCTCGATCCTCTACCGCTCCCTGGGGTTTTATCGCCTCGGGCGAGAACGTTTTTATTACCGGCTCGGCCCGGCCGAGTACCTTTGATGAAATCAGGCCGCGGTGTAGTTGACACCGCTCGGCCCCCGCAATTAGGTTTCCCCGGCTAAAGGCGTGCTCAAATTGCACTCCGATTTACGCCACCACATCGAAAGGTCGTTTGATCATGGCAGTTGAATTCTCTGAGAAAGCGGACGCCGAGTTCAAAGAGCTCGTCTCACGATACCCCAATACGCTCGCTGCGATGCTTCCGGTGCTTCACCTGGCGCAGCGCGAGTTCGGCTGGATCTCGGTGGAGGTGATGGACTACGTCGCCGAGCGCCTGGAGGTGCACCCGACCAAGGTGCTCAACGCGGCGACCTTCTACACGATGTACAACAAGACGCCGGTCGGGAAGTGTCACGTGCAGGTTTGCACGACGCTCTCCTGCGCGATCCGGGGGGGCTACGAGCTCATCGAGCATCTTGAAGAGAAGCTCGGTGTCAAACTCG of the Lujinxingia sediminis genome contains:
- a CDS encoding GNAT family N-acetyltransferase, which gives rise to MSEEVIELPVAEDAPVLARLFQEDMDDLGVETALEDLEALAREVIEDSRAEPARCVCFVARQQEGGEAVGVVLANFHWSLKFAGRALWIEELYVTPSARRRRLGRRLVEAVLDWAEDHGIRGIDLEAYQGNTPASILYRSLGFYRLGRERFYYRLGPAEYL
- the nuoE gene encoding complex I 24 kDa subunit family protein; its protein translation is MAVEFSEKADAEFKELVSRYPNTLAAMLPVLHLAQREFGWISVEVMDYVAERLEVHPTKVLNAATFYTMYNKTPVGKCHVQVCTTLSCAIRGGYELIEHLEEKLGVKLGETREDGAYTLSEAECLASCGTAPMFQVSYSDGEIEYFENLDDQARVNQVIEQLNARLASLPDPRKMH
- a CDS encoding hemerythrin domain-containing protein, yielding MDHDSSKATPSSDLIDRVHHEHVHLRRLFEDLSGTFERIGAEETGQERKRELIESASEDMEVALDDMLEHFNQEEEIFFVEIEERFPELAGRIASLVKSHELMGQRTRWLHEQLGKPADEISRNLTVIQDVVQSMARMIEEHTEEETALFDDVLTKIPADERRVLLEKMREI